A stretch of DNA from Planococcus antarcticus DSM 14505:
TTTAGCAAAAACACAGGTCTCTGCAAAACCGTAAGGTGACGTATAGGGGCTGACGCCTGCCCGGTGCTGGAAGGTTAAGGGGAGTGCTTAGCGCAAGCGAAGGTGCGAACTGAAGCCCCAGTAAACGGCGGCCGTAACTATAACGGTCCTAAGGTAGCGAAATTCCTTGTCGGGTAAGTTCCGACCCGCACGAAAGGCGTAACGATCTGGGCACTGTCTCAACGAGAGACTCGGTGAAATTATAGTACCTGTGAAGATGCAGGTTACCCGCGACAGGACGGAAAGACCCCGTGGAGCTTTACTGTAGCCTGATATTGAATTTTGGTGCAACTTGTACAGGATAGGTAGGAGCCTTAGAGCCCGGAGCGCCAGCTTCGGAGGAGGCGTCGGTGGGATACTACCCTGGTTGTATTGAAATTCTAACCCACATCCCTGATCGGGATGGGAGACAGTGTCAGGCGGGCAGTTTGACTGGGGCGGTCGCCTCCTAAAGAGTAACGGAGGCGCCCAAAGGTTCCCTCAGAATGGTTGGAAATCATTCGCAGAGTGTAAAGGCAGAAGGGAGCTTGACTGCGAGACGTACAGGTCGAGCAGGGTCGAAAGACGGGCTTAGTGATCCGGTGGTTCCGCATGGAAGGGCCATCGCTCAACGGATAAAAGCTACCCCGGGGATAACAGGCTTATCTCCCCCAAGAGTCCACATCGACGGGGAGGTTTGGCACCTCGATGTCGGCTCATCGCATCCTGGGGCTGTAGTCGGTCCCAAGGGTTGGGCTGTTCGCCCATTAAAGCGGTACGCGAGCTGGGTTCAGAACGTCGTGAGACAGTTCGGTCCCTATCCGTCGCGGGCGCAGGAAATTTGAGAGGAGCTGTCCTTAGTACGAGAGGACCGGGATGGACACACCGCTGGTGTACCAGTTGTTCTGCCAAGGGCATCGCTGGGTAGCTATGTGTGGCCGGGATAAGTGCTGAAAGCATCTAAGCACGAAGCCCCCCTCAAGATGAGATTTCCCATTGCGCAAGCAAGTAAGATCCCTCAAAGACGATGAGGTAGATAGGTTCGAGGTGGAAGCGTGGCGACACGTGCAGCTGACGAATACTAATCGATCGAGGACTTAACCAAATAATGTATCATGAAGGAATTTCAATGGGTCAATGTCGTTTATCCAGTTTTGAGTGAACAAGCACTCAACCAAATAGTCCAGTGATGATGGCAAAGAGGCCACACCCGTTCCCATCCCGAACACGGCAGTTAAGCTCTTTTGCGCTGATGGTAGTTGGGGGTTTCCCCCTGTGAGAGTAAGGCGTCGCTGGGCACACGAAAAAAGTCGTTACCGATTCTGGTAACGGCTTTTTTGTTTTGTAAATTGTCAATTCAAGTTAAACATTACAAGAAGCTCACGAATACCTCGAAGGGCGTGTTGTAGTTTAGAACTTTCCGGGGAACCTGGTTGAACTATAGGAGGAAGTCGATGGTCTCCTTTTGTGTCATCCGGCTGAAGTTGTTTCTCTTTGGATAGGTGCGGTGGATGTGACCATTGCTGTTCTCGTTCGTGCCGCGCTGACCCGGCACACCAGGGTCCACGAAGTAAAACGGGATTTCCAAGGCTTTTCTCCACTTCGATCCACTGATGAAATTCCTTGCCTCGATCGGGGGTGATGAACTTCACCACTTTCTTCGGCAAGTTTTTCAACACGCGGATGATGGCTTGTGCCATCTCACTTGCTGTCTTCGTAGCCAACTTATAGACAATCTCAAGCCGGCTGGTACGCTCGGTCAACGTGAAAATCTGAATCTTGTGCGACTTGCCAATGAACGTATCCGCTTCCCAGTGCCCTACTTGGCTTCGAGGCGCCTGGCGCGAATGAATCTTTTTCAGTTGAGGCATCTTACCTAGTATCTCCACTTCGTTATTTTTCAATGTCCACCCTTTACGAATGAGAAGTTTTAAGCCAGCTTGTACAGCCCGAGTTCAGCGTAGTGGTAGATGCTTAAAACACGGATGAAGGAGGATTTCTGATAAATTTTCCAGTAATGTCCAATAATGCTTTCAAGTGACCACCTGAGCTTAAGTTTAGCGAGAATGTAGACGATGTCTTCTTGATCGACCGACCGTCAACAGCCATAGTTTTCCCGTTTGGCATCGTAGTCGGGCTACGCCAGAAAAAGCGCATTTTAGGGCTGATAGGGTTTCAACTCGTAGCTGCTCGTGCTCTTGCTTCTTTTTAACTGTGAAGCAATGAAGGACAGTGATC
This window harbors:
- a CDS encoding IS30 family transposase; the encoded protein is MKNNEVEILGKMPQLKKIHSRQAPRSQVGHWEADTFIGKSHKIQIFTLTERTSRLEIVYKLATKTASEMAQAIIRVLKNLPKKVVKFITPDRGKEFHQWIEVEKSLGNPVLLRGPWCAGSARHEREQQWSHPPHLSKEKQLQPDDTKGDHRLPPIVQPGSPESSKLQHALRGIRELLVMFNLN